A part of Acropora palmata chromosome 6, jaAcrPala1.3, whole genome shotgun sequence genomic DNA contains:
- the LOC141885258 gene encoding E3 ubiquitin-protein ligase TRAIP-like isoform X2, which translates to MPDLGIEPGPHWWEKDLAEQIALLQKQNCCDVEIVKKQYERKLQLEKTAVAGLKKQLSYLRDKETELAVAQSQASELSASLSKLKRMKVLIDEHTDEAETMLRNLDATSFPEVIVQLITLKRKLEEKRQKCKEAIETTDLLKKENIRIKTQLNQVEMELQKSKDNLKMAEEDIQRLEEESSSYKKRLTAMERAFASPSPRSSAIGRLIRESPAPADIKRPRLSCPSEKSESVIVAETPPPKRGDREYELNSIAEEMGLSLVKTTSLASPIQRVPLKSTQQQSRKTAEHSVASVFRRGYDGLGGHTKFLAPSRPTKKAVRKVAKPIGVSKFIKHSTFACAEPPLPVMDLDAT; encoded by the exons GCTGTGATGTTGAAATAGTTAAAAAGCAATATGAAAGGAAACTTCAGCTTGAAAAGACAGCAGTCGCAGGGCTCAAG AAGCAGCTGTCATACTTGAGGGACAAAGAAACAGAACTTGCTGTCGCCCAGAGTCAAGCGTCTGAACTTAGTGCATCACTTTCAAAGTTAAAGAG GATGAAAGTACTGATAGATGAGCATACTGATGAGGCAGAGACCATGTTACGCAATTTGGATGCCACATCATTCCCTGAGGTCATTGTACAGCTAATTACACTTAAAAG GAAGTTGGAAGAAAAAAGGCAGAAGTGTAAAGAAGCGATAGAAACAACTGAtttattaaagaaagaaaatatcagAATAAAAACTCAG TTAAATCAAGTTGAAATGGAGTTGCAGAAAAGTAAAGATAATCTTAAAATGGCAGAGGAAGATATTCAAAGGCTTGAGGAAGAAAGCAGT agttacaaaaaaaggttgacAGCGATGGAAAGAGCATTTGCTTCTCCAAGCCCTCGAAGTAGTGCCATTGGTCGTCTTATCAGAGAAAG CCCTGCACCTGCAGATATCAAGAGACCCAGGCTTAGCTGCCCTTCAGAGAAATCAGAGAGTGTCATTGTAGCAGAGACACCACCACCAAAGCGAGGAGATAGAGAATATGAACTAAATAGTATTGCAGAAGA AATGGGATTGTCTCTCGTCAAGACAACAAGCCTGGCTTCCCCAATTCAGAGAGTTCCTTTAAAGTCAACACAGCAACAGTCAAGAAAGACAGCAGAACATAGTGTTGCTTCAGTGTTCAGGCGAGGTTATGATGGCCTTGGAGGGCATACTAAGTTTCTTGCTCCATCCAGACCAACAAAAAAAGCAGTACGTAAAGTAGCCAAACCTATTGGAGTATCGAAGTTTATCAAGCACAGTACGTTTGCCTGTGCAGAGCCTCCCTTACCAGTGATGGACCTGGATGCAACTTAA